One window from the genome of Rhodopirellula halodulae encodes:
- a CDS encoding TerC family protein translates to MNLLASSVQMASDAPLWSMPSLIALFALTLMEIVLGIDNIVFIAILTGKLPAERRSFARRFGLFLAMGMRILLLMMVGWLMSLQSPLFELSSLMPIESLKEYLTSDGEVNEISGRDLILLLGGLFLMFTAVREIHHKIEGERDDDSTMDMDLPEADAAIKSRKPVTVGSVLFQIAVMDVIFSLDSVITAVGMASHLPIMIGAVVISVGVMITFANQISDFVQEHPTVKMLALSFLILISVVLLSEAVGTPINKGYVYFAMAFSLMVEFLNLRMAKKAKLQHA, encoded by the coding sequence ATGAACTTGTTGGCTTCTTCCGTCCAAATGGCTTCGGACGCACCTTTGTGGTCCATGCCTTCACTGATCGCGTTGTTTGCGTTGACGTTGATGGAAATTGTGTTGGGAATCGACAACATCGTTTTCATTGCAATCTTGACCGGCAAACTGCCGGCGGAACGACGTTCATTCGCTCGCCGTTTCGGCTTGTTCCTCGCGATGGGAATGCGGATCCTGTTGTTGATGATGGTCGGTTGGTTGATGAGTCTTCAATCGCCGCTCTTCGAGCTGTCGTCCCTGATGCCGATCGAGTCACTCAAGGAATATCTGACTTCCGACGGGGAGGTGAATGAGATCAGCGGCCGCGATTTGATTTTGCTGTTGGGTGGTCTGTTTTTGATGTTCACGGCGGTTCGCGAAATTCACCATAAGATCGAAGGTGAACGCGATGATGATTCCACGATGGACATGGATTTGCCCGAGGCGGATGCAGCGATCAAGTCGCGAAAACCGGTGACCGTTGGATCCGTTTTGTTTCAAATCGCTGTGATGGACGTGATCTTTTCACTCGATAGCGTCATCACCGCGGTCGGCATGGCGTCCCACCTTCCAATCATGATCGGTGCGGTGGTCATCAGCGTGGGAGTGATGATCACTTTCGCGAATCAGATCAGTGACTTTGTGCAGGAACACCCCACCGTCAAAATGCTGGCGTTGTCATTCCTGATTCTGATTTCGGTGGTTTTGCTCAGCGAAGCGGTGGGGACGCCGATCAACAAAGGTTACGTGTACTTCGCCATGGCGTTTTCATTGATGGTCGAATTTCTCAACCTTCGCATGGCCAAGAAAGCCAAACTCCAGCACGCTTGA